Proteins from a single region of Halorubrum sp. 2020YC2:
- a CDS encoding aldo/keto reductase: MTDAFDRLGYGTYELADGEECVSGVAHAIETDYRHVDTAQGYDNEASVSAGIDDTDVDREDLFVATKLSTDNLSYDDATATARVSRDRLGVDSIDLLYVHWPINSYDPAETLPALDDLVDDGVIDRIGLSNFRPDQLDEAIDRLDHDVFAHQVECHPLLQQERLREHAVEHDHWLVAYSPIARNRVAEVDVLREIAATHDATPAQVSLAWLLSKERVAPIPKAADFGHVEENWAARGIDLTDDEIARIDALDRGERIVDFEEAPWNQG; encoded by the coding sequence ATGACCGACGCGTTCGACCGACTCGGCTACGGCACGTACGAACTGGCCGACGGCGAGGAGTGCGTTTCGGGCGTCGCACACGCGATCGAGACCGACTACCGCCACGTCGACACCGCGCAGGGGTACGACAACGAGGCGTCGGTGTCGGCGGGGATCGACGACACCGACGTCGACCGCGAGGACCTGTTCGTCGCGACGAAGCTCTCGACGGACAACCTCTCGTACGACGACGCGACCGCGACCGCGCGGGTGAGCCGCGACCGGCTCGGCGTCGACTCGATTGACCTGTTGTACGTCCACTGGCCGATTAACAGCTACGACCCGGCGGAGACGCTGCCCGCGCTCGACGACCTCGTCGATGACGGCGTAATAGACCGGATCGGGCTCTCGAACTTCCGCCCCGACCAGCTGGACGAGGCGATCGACCGCCTCGACCACGACGTGTTCGCCCACCAAGTGGAGTGTCACCCCCTGCTTCAACAGGAGCGGCTCCGCGAGCACGCGGTCGAGCACGACCACTGGCTCGTCGCCTACTCGCCTATCGCCCGCAACCGCGTCGCGGAGGTGGACGTACTTCGAGAGATCGCCGCGACCCACGACGCCACCCCGGCGCAGGTGAGCCTCGCGTGGCTGCTCTCGAAGGAGCGCGTCGCGCCGATCCCGAAGGCGGCCGACTTCGGGCACGTCGAGGAGAACTGGGCGGCCCGCGGGATCGACCTGACCGACGACGAGATCGCTCGGATCGACGCCTTGGACCGCGGCGAGCGGATCGTCGACTTCGAGGAGGCGCCGTGGAATCAGGGCTGA
- a CDS encoding RNA-guided endonuclease TnpB family protein — MAIKATRTYVGSIKNHQQVCDGLDSLGDSASKIWNVARWTADRIWDATAEIPNGSVLKSYMKNQSCWKDLNAQSSQKVIEELSDAFQSWFDLRHNSSEANPPGYRKRGDTRPRSTVTFKEDGFKHDPENNRVRLSKGSNLKEHFSDFLLCEYQTRPDVDLSEVNSVQNVRAVWNGDEWELHFVCNVEIESADPAGDGVAGIDLGITNIGTVAFPDEYVLYPGNSLKEDKHYFTRAEYDTEGENGPSEQSKWARRKLSERETHFYHTLTDAIITECVERGVGTLAVSWPEDVRESDWGKTGNKKLHTWAFDRIYQYLEYKGEMCGVEVLKENEWNTSKTCSRCGDDTKSNRVERGLYVCSSCELVANADCNGAENIRQKITPSPHGKDRSNGCVAQPSTHLFDRESGMFHTREQVVS; from the coding sequence ATGGCAATTAAGGCCACTCGCACCTACGTTGGTTCCATCAAGAACCACCAACAGGTCTGCGATGGTCTTGATTCGCTCGGAGACTCCGCCTCGAAAATTTGGAACGTCGCACGATGGACAGCCGACCGTATCTGGGACGCAACCGCCGAGATTCCGAACGGTAGTGTGCTGAAATCGTATATGAAGAACCAGTCGTGCTGGAAAGATTTGAACGCACAATCCAGTCAGAAAGTCATCGAAGAACTTTCTGACGCTTTCCAGTCATGGTTCGATCTGCGACACAACTCCAGTGAGGCGAATCCGCCCGGCTACCGCAAGCGCGGAGACACTCGACCACGTTCCACGGTCACGTTCAAAGAAGACGGGTTCAAACACGACCCTGAGAACAACCGCGTCCGACTCTCGAAAGGTTCGAATCTGAAAGAACACTTCTCAGACTTCCTGCTTTGCGAATACCAGACTCGCCCGGACGTTGATCTCTCGGAAGTCAACAGCGTACAGAACGTTCGGGCAGTCTGGAACGGCGATGAATGGGAACTCCACTTCGTCTGTAACGTCGAGATCGAATCTGCCGACCCAGCAGGCGACGGCGTGGCAGGGATCGACCTCGGAATTACGAATATCGGCACGGTCGCGTTCCCGGACGAATACGTCCTGTACCCCGGCAACTCGCTCAAAGAAGACAAACACTACTTCACCAGAGCTGAGTACGACACCGAGGGAGAGAACGGCCCGTCAGAGCAGTCGAAGTGGGCGCGTCGGAAACTCTCCGAACGTGAGACACACTTCTACCACACGCTGACGGACGCCATAATCACGGAGTGTGTCGAACGCGGTGTTGGCACGCTTGCGGTGAGTTGGCCTGAAGACGTGCGCGAATCAGATTGGGGCAAGACGGGCAACAAGAAACTCCACACATGGGCGTTCGACCGCATCTACCAGTACCTCGAATACAAAGGCGAGATGTGCGGTGTAGAGGTACTGAAAGAAAACGAATGGAACACCTCGAAAACATGTTCACGATGTGGAGACGACACGAAATCGAATCGCGTCGAACGTGGACTGTACGTCTGCTCGTCGTGCGAGTTGGTAGCCAACGCGGATTGTAACGGAGCGGAGAATATACGCCAGAAGATAACTCCGAGTCCTCACGGCAAGGATAGGAGTAACGGCTGTGTGGCACAGCCATCGACACACTTGTTCGACCGCGAGAGCGGGATGTTTCACACGAGAGAACAGGTCGTGTCGTAG
- a CDS encoding DUF5790 family protein: MSQSTFDDDDLFGEAAEETRAEVEEHLAAARDQLPDPDAVWETDADNVLGALNGLKSALDAGDAVDSVRSAKKAYVLGERADAFEDAEDLKADIEDMESLVGDIEDAAEEVASLTGTVPAIRGALQDAADGEDE; the protein is encoded by the coding sequence ATGAGCCAGTCCACGTTCGACGACGACGACCTGTTCGGGGAGGCGGCCGAGGAGACCCGCGCGGAGGTCGAGGAACACCTCGCGGCGGCGCGCGATCAGCTCCCGGACCCGGACGCGGTGTGGGAGACGGACGCGGACAACGTCCTCGGCGCGCTCAACGGGCTGAAGTCCGCGCTCGACGCCGGCGACGCGGTCGACAGCGTGCGCTCGGCCAAGAAGGCGTACGTCCTCGGGGAGCGCGCCGACGCGTTCGAGGACGCCGAGGACCTGAAAGCTGACATCGAGGACATGGAATCGCTCGTCGGGGACATCGAGGACGCCGCCGAGGAGGTGGCCTCGCTCACCGGCACCGTCCCGGCGATCCGCGGGGCGCTTCAGGACGCGGCCGACGGCGAGGACGAGTAG
- a CDS encoding creatininase family protein: MRLSEVAWTDVRDAEVDVAFVPVGSTEQHGPHAPLGTDTLNAVAVAAAGADAYEGSAAEARSAAEAGSAAEAGSAAEAESGADRGEVAVAPPIPVGVAEEHRAFDGTMWVSPETFRAYVRESAESLATHGVDRVVFVNGHGGNVEALAEVARRFSRDPDHAGYGVAFTWFDAVDDHAGDMGHAGPLETGLLRATNPDLVREERVDEAGAGAADRWGEWVSGVNLAHDSDEFTDNGVVGDPREGDAARGEVLLDLASDALAELAAAVVEREGR; this comes from the coding sequence ATGCGCCTCAGCGAAGTCGCCTGGACCGACGTCCGCGACGCCGAGGTCGACGTGGCGTTCGTCCCGGTCGGGAGTACGGAGCAACACGGGCCGCACGCACCGCTCGGCACCGACACCCTGAACGCCGTCGCGGTCGCGGCGGCGGGGGCTGACGCGTACGAGGGGTCGGCGGCGGAGGCCAGGTCGGCGGCGGAGGCCGGGTCGGCGGCGGAGGCCGGGTCGGCGGCGGAGGCCGAATCGGGAGCGGACCGCGGCGAGGTCGCGGTGGCACCGCCGATTCCGGTCGGCGTGGCCGAGGAGCACCGCGCGTTCGACGGGACGATGTGGGTCTCCCCGGAGACGTTCCGCGCCTACGTCCGAGAGTCCGCCGAGTCGCTCGCCACCCACGGGGTCGACCGCGTCGTGTTCGTCAACGGTCACGGAGGGAACGTCGAGGCGCTGGCGGAGGTCGCCCGTCGCTTCTCGCGCGACCCCGACCACGCGGGGTACGGCGTCGCGTTCACCTGGTTCGACGCGGTCGACGACCACGCGGGCGACATGGGGCACGCCGGGCCGCTGGAGACGGGGCTGCTGCGCGCGACGAACCCGGACCTGGTCCGCGAGGAGCGGGTCGACGAGGCGGGCGCGGGCGCCGCCGACCGATGGGGAGAGTGGGTCTCGGGCGTGAACCTCGCGCACGACTCGGACGAGTTCACGGACAACGGGGTCGTGGGCGACCCGCGGGAGGGCGACGCGGCGCGGGGCGAGGTCCTGCTCGACCTGGCGAGCGACGCACTAGCGGAGTTGGCCGCCGCGGTCGTCGAGCGGGAGGGGCGCTGA
- a CDS encoding DUF5789 family protein, which translates to MSSDNADHDTAAHDPAPAVTFGPLKRALREHCYPVTAAELIEQYGAAKLETPTGTARLDGLLEGSEETQFRDPSEVREAVLDALGRADASAAAAGEWTELPR; encoded by the coding sequence ATGAGTAGTGACAACGCGGATCACGATACTGCGGCGCACGATCCGGCCCCCGCCGTGACGTTCGGCCCGCTGAAGCGGGCGCTCCGCGAGCACTGCTATCCGGTGACGGCGGCGGAGCTGATAGAGCAGTACGGCGCCGCGAAACTGGAGACCCCGACGGGGACGGCGCGGCTCGACGGTCTGCTCGAAGGGAGCGAAGAGACGCAGTTCCGCGACCCGTCGGAGGTCCGCGAGGCGGTCCTCGACGCGCTGGGCCGCGCCGACGCGTCCGCGGCGGCCGCCGGCGAGTGGACCGAACTCCCGCGGTGA
- a CDS encoding ABC transporter ATP-binding protein, with translation MSGVDWEEDDPFEEQRDKIENPMKRLFVEYGRDYFPQVTVGIFASVFARLLDLLPPLMLGIAIDTVFSPDGDALFSEQIPLVVLPDAWLPTGQIEQFWFTIAVIGGAFGIGAGFHWIRNWGFNAFAQNIQHDVRTDTYDKMQRLNMEFFSDKQTGEMMSILSNDVNRLERFLNDGMNSLFRLSVMVVGIGVLLFWINWQLALVALLPVPIIGGFTYLFIRIIQPKYAEVRSSVGKMNSRLENNLGGIQVIKSSNTEPYESDRVDDVSMDYFDANWDAITTRIKFFPALRVLAGIGFVLTFVVGGLWVFQDTPPGPFTGELSVGMFVVFILYTQRFIWPMAQFGQIINMYQRARASSARIFGLMDEPSRLAEEPDAEDLIVDDGDVVYDDVSFGYDDETIIEDVDFSVEGGETLALVGPTGAGKSTVLKLLLRMYDVDEGSIEIDGQNVRDVTLKSLRRSIGYVGQSSYLFYGTVRENITYGTFDATDEEVREAAEAAEAHDFIENLPDGYDTMVGERGVKLSGGQRQRVTIARAVLKDPDILILDEATSDVDTETEMLIQRSLDRLTEDRTTFAIAHRLSTIKDADTILVLEGGEIAERGTHDELLDNDGLYAHLWGVQAGEIDELPQEFIDRAQERTARIVEDAEGDDD, from the coding sequence ATGAGTGGCGTCGACTGGGAGGAAGACGATCCCTTCGAGGAGCAGCGGGACAAGATCGAGAATCCAATGAAGCGGCTGTTCGTCGAGTACGGCCGCGACTACTTCCCGCAGGTGACGGTCGGGATCTTCGCGAGCGTCTTCGCTCGGCTCTTAGACCTCCTGCCGCCGCTAATGCTGGGGATCGCCATCGACACGGTGTTCTCTCCGGACGGGGACGCCCTGTTCAGCGAGCAGATCCCGCTCGTGGTCCTCCCCGACGCGTGGCTCCCCACGGGACAGATCGAACAGTTCTGGTTCACCATCGCCGTCATCGGCGGCGCGTTCGGGATCGGCGCCGGGTTCCACTGGATCCGAAACTGGGGGTTCAACGCCTTCGCACAGAACATCCAGCACGACGTCCGCACCGACACCTACGACAAGATGCAGCGACTCAACATGGAGTTCTTCTCCGACAAGCAGACCGGGGAGATGATGTCCATCCTCTCGAACGACGTGAACCGGCTCGAACGGTTCCTCAACGACGGCATGAACTCCCTGTTCCGCCTGTCGGTGATGGTCGTCGGCATCGGCGTCCTCCTCTTCTGGATCAACTGGCAGCTCGCCTTGGTCGCGCTGCTACCGGTCCCGATAATCGGCGGGTTCACCTACCTGTTCATCAGGATCATCCAGCCGAAGTACGCCGAGGTTCGCTCGTCCGTCGGGAAGATGAACTCCCGGCTGGAGAACAACCTCGGCGGCATTCAGGTGATCAAGTCGTCGAACACGGAGCCGTACGAGTCCGACCGGGTCGACGACGTCTCGATGGACTACTTCGACGCCAACTGGGACGCGATCACGACCCGGATCAAGTTCTTCCCGGCCCTCCGCGTGCTGGCCGGTATCGGCTTCGTCCTCACGTTCGTCGTCGGCGGTCTCTGGGTGTTCCAAGACACCCCGCCGGGACCGTTCACCGGCGAGCTCTCGGTCGGGATGTTCGTCGTCTTCATCCTCTACACCCAGCGGTTCATCTGGCCGATGGCGCAGTTCGGACAGATCATCAACATGTACCAGCGCGCGCGCGCCTCCTCCGCGCGGATCTTCGGCCTGATGGACGAGCCGTCGCGGCTCGCGGAGGAGCCGGACGCCGAGGACCTGATCGTCGACGACGGCGACGTGGTGTACGACGACGTCTCCTTCGGCTACGACGACGAGACGATCATCGAGGACGTCGACTTCTCCGTCGAGGGCGGAGAGACCCTCGCCCTCGTCGGCCCGACCGGCGCCGGGAAGTCGACGGTCCTCAAGCTGCTGCTCCGGATGTACGACGTCGACGAGGGGTCGATCGAGATCGACGGCCAAAACGTCCGCGACGTGACCCTCAAGTCGCTCCGCCGGTCGATCGGCTACGTCGGGCAGTCGTCGTACCTGTTCTACGGTACCGTCCGCGAGAACATCACCTACGGGACCTTCGACGCGACCGACGAGGAGGTCCGCGAGGCCGCGGAGGCCGCCGAGGCCCACGACTTCATCGAGAACCTCCCCGACGGCTACGACACGATGGTGGGCGAGCGCGGCGTGAAGCTCTCCGGCGGCCAGCGCCAGCGCGTCACTATCGCCCGGGCCGTTCTCAAAGACCCTGACATCCTCATCTTGGACGAGGCGACCTCCGACGTCGACACCGAGACGGAGATGCTGATCCAGCGCTCGCTCGACCGGCTCACCGAGGACCGGACGACCTTCGCCATCGCGCACCGGCTCTCGACGATCAAGGACGCGGACACCATCCTCGTGTTGGAGGGCGGGGAGATAGCCGAGCGCGGCACCCACGACGAACTGCTCGACAACGACGGGCTGTACGCGCACCTCTGGGGCGTTCAGGCGGGCGAGATCGACGAGCTCCCGCAGGAGTTCATCGACCGCGCGCAGGAGCGCACCGCCCGGATCGTCGAGGACGCCGAGGGCGACGACGACTGA
- the rnz gene encoding ribonuclease Z — MSLRVTFLGTGGAVPTVERAASAVFVNREGDRFLFDCGEGTQREMMRAGTGFAVDRAFVSHLHGDHVLGLPGLVQTLGFNDRTDPLTIHCPPGTADHLRDLVHAVGHDPAFPIRIEPVAPGEVAHEADEYVVRAFETEHRTKSQGYVLEEDDRPGRFDRPKAEELGVPVGPKFGRLHEGESVEAEDGTVVEPEQVVGPPRPGRKLAYTADTRPREATVEAAADADLLIHDATFADDMADRARDTAHSTGREAGSIAARANAKRLALVHISSRYAADARPIRRDAREAFDGECLLPDDGDLIEVPFPDAD, encoded by the coding sequence ATGTCTCTTCGCGTCACGTTCCTCGGGACGGGCGGGGCCGTTCCGACCGTCGAGCGCGCGGCGAGCGCCGTCTTCGTCAACCGCGAGGGCGACCGCTTCCTCTTCGACTGCGGCGAGGGCACCCAGCGCGAGATGATGCGCGCCGGCACCGGGTTCGCCGTCGACCGCGCGTTCGTCTCGCACCTCCACGGCGACCACGTCCTCGGGCTCCCCGGCCTCGTTCAGACGCTCGGCTTCAACGACCGCACCGACCCGCTGACGATCCACTGTCCCCCGGGGACCGCCGACCACCTCCGCGACCTGGTCCACGCCGTCGGCCACGACCCGGCGTTCCCGATCCGGATCGAACCGGTCGCGCCGGGCGAGGTCGCCCACGAGGCCGACGAGTACGTCGTGCGCGCGTTCGAGACGGAACACCGGACGAAGTCGCAGGGGTACGTCTTGGAGGAAGACGACCGCCCCGGCCGGTTCGACCGCCCGAAGGCGGAGGAACTCGGCGTCCCGGTCGGGCCGAAGTTCGGCCGCCTCCACGAGGGCGAGTCGGTCGAGGCCGAGGACGGCACGGTCGTCGAGCCCGAGCAGGTCGTCGGCCCGCCGCGCCCGGGTCGCAAACTGGCCTACACCGCGGACACGCGCCCGCGAGAGGCGACGGTCGAGGCCGCCGCGGACGCCGACCTGCTGATCCACGACGCCACCTTCGCGGACGACATGGCGGACCGCGCCCGCGACACGGCGCACTCCACCGGCCGCGAGGCGGGGTCGATCGCGGCCCGCGCGAACGCGAAGCGGCTCGCCTTGGTCCACATCTCGTCGCGCTACGCGGCCGACGCGCGCCCGATCCGCCGGGACGCCCGCGAGGCGTTCGACGGCGAGTGTCTCCTCCCGGACGACGGCGACCTGATCGAGGTGCCGTTCCCCGACGCGGACTGA
- a CDS encoding replication factor A (Replication protein A protects and stabilize the intermediate ssDNA that is generated by the unwinding action of a DNA helicase at the replication fork. In addition, SSBs prevent the formation of secondary structures by single-stranded template DNA.), translating to MSELRQEAEAIAEQFSDHTDVDPDDVEERLETLVDEYRVPLDEASRSVTNSYLEDAGMERDELGRGGSEEVLVNDIEEDEQWVDLRVKLVDLWEPRSDSISQVGLLGDESGTIKFVAFETSDLPELTEGQAYELSNVVTDEYEGSYSVKLNRTTGITEIDETIEVGDNADTVAGALVDIQSGSGLIKRCPEEDCTRVLQNGRCSEHGQVEGEFDLRIKGVLDDGETVTEVIFDREATEDLTGMSLEEAKDMAMDALDTTVVAEEMGEDVLGRYYRVTGPTFGRYVLVDEMEDPGTVDVESALIEARSI from the coding sequence ATGAGCGAACTGCGACAGGAAGCGGAAGCGATAGCGGAACAGTTCTCGGACCACACCGACGTCGACCCCGACGACGTCGAGGAGCGGCTAGAGACCCTCGTCGACGAGTACCGCGTGCCGCTCGACGAGGCCAGCCGGAGCGTCACCAACAGCTACCTCGAAGACGCCGGCATGGAGCGCGACGAGCTCGGCCGCGGCGGCAGCGAGGAGGTCCTCGTCAACGACATCGAGGAGGACGAGCAGTGGGTCGACTTACGCGTGAAGCTGGTCGACCTCTGGGAGCCGCGCAGCGACTCCATCTCGCAGGTCGGCCTCCTCGGCGACGAGTCGGGCACGATCAAGTTCGTCGCCTTCGAGACCTCCGACCTCCCCGAGCTGACGGAGGGACAGGCGTACGAGCTCTCGAACGTCGTCACCGACGAGTACGAGGGTAGCTACTCGGTGAAGCTCAACCGGACGACCGGTATCACCGAGATAGACGAGACAATAGAGGTCGGCGACAACGCCGACACCGTCGCGGGCGCGCTGGTCGACATCCAGTCCGGTTCCGGACTGATCAAGCGCTGCCCCGAGGAGGACTGTACGCGCGTCCTCCAGAACGGGCGCTGCTCCGAACACGGGCAGGTCGAAGGCGAGTTCGACCTCCGGATCAAGGGCGTCTTGGACGACGGCGAGACCGTCACCGAGGTCATCTTCGACCGCGAGGCCACCGAGGACCTCACCGGCATGAGCCTCGAGGAAGCCAAGGACATGGCGATGGACGCGCTCGACACCACCGTCGTCGCGGAGGAGATGGGCGAGGACGTGCTCGGGCGGTACTACCGCGTCACCGGCCCCACCTTCGGCCGGTACGTCCTGGTCGACGAGATGGAGGACCCCGGCACCGTCGACGTTGAAAGTGCGCTGATCGAAGCGAGGTCGATTTAA
- a CDS encoding DNA-binding protein: MSQSAPTREVARRVFASEFNDAGFTFTESDDERAPVYALLPTGESSNRVFFVGTLTEKEDVGEDSEYWRGRIVDPTGTFFVYAGQYQPEAASKLRDLEPPAYVAVVGKPRTYETDDGTVRVSVRPESITEVDAATRDRWVAETARRTVERVAAFDDEGNEYARMAREEYDYDPETYKAAALSALEDLDESGDELAGDESAGDDAALDDAAADETDPADAPEP; this comes from the coding sequence ATGAGCCAATCTGCCCCCACCCGAGAGGTCGCCCGGCGCGTGTTCGCGAGCGAGTTCAACGACGCCGGCTTCACGTTCACCGAGTCCGACGACGAGCGCGCCCCCGTCTACGCGCTGTTGCCGACGGGCGAGTCCTCGAACCGCGTGTTCTTCGTCGGTACCCTCACCGAGAAGGAGGACGTCGGCGAGGACAGCGAGTACTGGCGCGGCCGCATCGTCGACCCGACGGGCACGTTCTTCGTGTACGCCGGTCAGTACCAGCCGGAAGCCGCTTCCAAACTCCGGGACTTAGAGCCCCCGGCCTACGTCGCAGTCGTGGGGAAGCCCCGGACCTACGAGACCGACGACGGCACGGTCCGGGTCTCGGTCCGCCCCGAGTCGATCACCGAGGTCGACGCCGCCACCCGCGACCGCTGGGTCGCGGAGACCGCCCGCCGCACCGTCGAGCGCGTCGCCGCGTTCGACGACGAGGGCAACGAGTACGCGCGGATGGCCCGCGAGGAGTACGACTACGACCCCGAGACGTACAAGGCCGCCGCGCTGTCGGCGCTCGAAGACCTCGACGAGAGCGGCGACGAACTCGCGGGCGACGAGTCCGCCGGGGACGACGCCGCCCTCGACGACGCCGCAGCCGACGAGACGGATCCGGCGGACGCGCCGGAGCCGTGA
- a CDS encoding CopG family transcriptional regulator, whose product MGNKNKTISFRVNEGAFDALRDIAEERDISLSAVFRDYVDTLVAHDGQVRVVPEDELERAGEGGESFPPKIEVPKSFVREHERLELEAEHLREQLEEHKRYVNHLREQLDDGDDEVIQLEDLDGEPDEPSFRLG is encoded by the coding sequence ATGGGCAACAAGAACAAGACGATATCGTTCCGCGTCAACGAGGGGGCGTTCGATGCCCTCCGCGATATCGCCGAGGAGCGGGACATCTCGCTGTCGGCGGTCTTCCGGGACTACGTGGACACGCTCGTTGCCCACGACGGCCAAGTTCGGGTCGTCCCGGAGGACGAACTGGAACGCGCGGGCGAGGGCGGGGAGTCGTTCCCCCCGAAGATCGAGGTGCCGAAGAGCTTCGTCCGCGAGCACGAGCGGCTGGAGCTGGAGGCCGAACACCTCCGCGAGCAGCTGGAAGAACACAAGCGCTACGTTAACCACCTCCGCGAGCAGCTGGACGACGGCGACGACGAGGTGATCCAGCTGGAGGACCTCGACGGCGAGCCGGACGAACCCTCCTTCCGACTCGGGTAG
- the pdhA gene encoding pyruvate dehydrogenase (acetyl-transferring) E1 component subunit alpha: MTVFDRAYDDTVRVLDEDGEVVGDVPDLDDESLVEMYRHMRLARHFDGRAVSLQRQGRMGTYPPLSGQEGAQIGSAYALDADDWMIPSYREHGAALVHGLPLKQTLLYWMGHEDGNNAPPDVNVFPVAVPIASQVPHATGAAWASKLRGEDDAFICYFGDGATSEGDFHEGVNFAGVFDTPTVFFCNNNQWAISVPRERQTRSATLAQKAEAYGIDGVQVDGMDPLAVYSVTKAALEKARDPDADRPRPTLIEAVQYRFGAHTTADDPTVYRDDDEVESWKAKDPIPRLESYLRDEGVLDDERVAEIESAVEARVADAIDEAESMARPDLRELFEHAYAELPPELERQYEALAALRDERGDAAFLEE, translated from the coding sequence GTGACCGTGTTCGACAGGGCGTACGACGATACGGTTCGCGTCCTCGACGAGGACGGCGAAGTCGTCGGGGACGTCCCCGACCTCGACGACGAGTCGCTCGTCGAGATGTACAGGCACATGCGGCTGGCGCGTCACTTCGACGGCCGCGCGGTGAGCCTCCAGCGGCAGGGCCGGATGGGGACGTACCCCCCGCTCTCCGGGCAGGAGGGCGCCCAGATCGGGTCGGCGTACGCGCTTGACGCGGACGACTGGATGATCCCGTCGTACCGCGAGCACGGCGCCGCCTTGGTCCACGGGCTCCCGCTGAAGCAGACGCTGCTGTACTGGATGGGCCACGAGGACGGCAACAACGCGCCGCCGGACGTCAACGTCTTCCCGGTCGCCGTCCCCATCGCGTCGCAGGTGCCCCACGCGACGGGCGCCGCGTGGGCCTCGAAGCTCCGCGGCGAGGACGACGCGTTCATCTGCTACTTCGGAGACGGTGCGACCAGCGAGGGCGACTTCCACGAGGGGGTCAACTTCGCCGGCGTGTTCGACACGCCGACCGTCTTCTTCTGTAACAACAACCAGTGGGCGATATCCGTGCCCCGCGAGCGGCAGACCCGGAGCGCGACGCTGGCGCAGAAGGCGGAGGCGTACGGCATCGACGGCGTTCAGGTCGACGGGATGGACCCGCTCGCGGTGTACAGCGTCACGAAGGCGGCCTTGGAGAAGGCGCGCGACCCGGACGCGGACCGCCCGCGGCCGACGCTCATCGAGGCGGTCCAGTACCGCTTCGGCGCGCACACGACCGCCGATGACCCGACCGTCTACCGCGACGACGACGAGGTCGAAAGCTGGAAGGCGAAGGACCCGATCCCGCGGCTGGAGTCGTACCTCCGCGACGAGGGCGTCCTCGACGACGAGCGCGTCGCGGAGATCGAGTCGGCGGTCGAGGCGCGGGTCGCGGACGCCATCGACGAGGCGGAGTCGATGGCGCGTCCCGACCTGCGGGAGCTGTTCGAACACGCCTACGCGGAGCTCCCGCCCGAACTGGAGCGGCAGTACGAGGCGCTCGCCGCGCTGCGCGACGAGCGCGGCGACGCGGCGTTCCTGGAGGAGTAA